A stretch of Treponema vincentii F0403 DNA encodes these proteins:
- a CDS encoding histidine phosphatase family protein, giving the protein MKLFVVRHGETDWNVKQLACGVSESTLTEKGRMQAQALANRLKEEKEKNNITAIYVSPLKRARDTAAYIEQVLQLTAVPDTRLHEIDFGDFEGKPWNNPDFLYIHKNPFLKFPGGESFAQVAHRAYSIIEDVKQKHAGDGNILFVCHGVLTTAAYTYFNPLSMEDLFRLEIKNCQLLEFDLS; this is encoded by the coding sequence ATGAAACTTTTTGTTGTGCGGCATGGTGAAACCGACTGGAATGTAAAACAACTGGCTTGCGGCGTTTCGGAATCTACACTGACGGAAAAGGGGCGGATGCAAGCGCAGGCCTTGGCTAATCGGCTGAAGGAAGAAAAAGAAAAAAACAATATTACCGCAATCTATGTGTCTCCGCTTAAACGGGCGAGAGATACGGCGGCATATATCGAACAGGTACTGCAGCTGACGGCCGTACCGGATACCCGGCTGCACGAGATAGATTTCGGCGACTTTGAAGGAAAACCATGGAATAATCCGGACTTTTTATATATTCATAAAAATCCTTTTTTAAAATTTCCCGGAGGGGAGTCCTTTGCACAAGTAGCGCACCGTGCATATAGCATTATAGAAGATGTAAAACAAAAGCACGCGGGAGACGGAAATATCCTGTTTGTCTGCCACGGTGTGCTTACTACGGCTGCATATACCTATTTTAATCCGTTATCGATGGAAGATCTGTTTCGGCTGGAAATTAAAAATTGTCAGTTGCTCGAATTTGATTTGTCATAA